One genomic window of Rhodospirillaceae bacterium includes the following:
- a CDS encoding amidase, whose product MTRHFLEGIHRLQPQLNALIAVDDDLAIAAAGALDAELKNGLDRGALHGIPIVVKDDTDVAGYPTIVGSALYGARGAARIAERDAAAVARLKAAGAVILGKANMNEFAAGGKGGFNPHFGNTRNPWSLRHDPGGSSSGTGAAVAARLCLGGTGTDAGGSVRGPASRCGVVGIRPTYGRVSSRGIFPRCWSFGTAGPIAGRVADAAALLTAMAGHDPGDPNSLDLPQEDFARDLHRGIDGLRLGLVDGFSFAELDPEVAEAISGAVAAFESLGAQVRFVGAPLLSRTLDAARLAEIIFHEFAEAIADEYDRADPSLFGEIVHRDIARAREAVPGRYDRLVAERRQHRRAAADLFADVDCLLTPVFPGMHAGIDDPPDLSGDHRRFTVPVSYLGLPGIALPCGLSADRLPIGMQIVGDRNDESLIVRVAAAFESASGLLDEQPPILWTGSGI is encoded by the coding sequence TTGACCCGGCATTTCCTGGAGGGAATCCACCGGCTGCAGCCTCAGCTCAACGCGTTGATCGCGGTCGACGACGATCTTGCCATCGCCGCAGCGGGAGCGTTGGACGCCGAACTGAAAAACGGCCTCGACCGGGGCGCGCTGCACGGCATTCCAATCGTCGTCAAGGACGATACGGACGTCGCCGGATATCCGACAATCGTCGGGTCCGCGCTGTACGGGGCCCGGGGTGCAGCGCGCATCGCCGAACGGGATGCGGCGGCGGTTGCGCGGCTGAAGGCGGCGGGCGCGGTCATCCTCGGCAAGGCCAACATGAACGAATTCGCCGCCGGCGGCAAAGGCGGCTTCAATCCCCACTTCGGGAATACCCGAAATCCCTGGTCGCTTCGCCATGACCCCGGCGGCTCGTCGAGCGGCACGGGCGCTGCGGTGGCGGCGCGGCTTTGCCTCGGCGGGACGGGCACCGATGCCGGCGGCTCCGTGCGCGGGCCGGCGTCGCGATGCGGCGTCGTCGGAATCCGGCCGACCTATGGGCGGGTCAGCAGCCGCGGGATATTTCCGAGGTGCTGGAGTTTCGGAACGGCAGGGCCGATTGCCGGCCGGGTTGCCGACGCCGCCGCGTTGCTGACGGCGATGGCCGGCCACGATCCCGGCGACCCGAATTCGCTCGACCTGCCGCAGGAGGATTTCGCGCGGGACCTGCACCGGGGAATCGACGGATTGCGTCTCGGCCTCGTCGACGGATTTTCGTTCGCAGAGCTCGATCCCGAAGTCGCCGAAGCCATTTCGGGCGCGGTTGCCGCTTTCGAAAGCCTGGGCGCGCAGGTCAGATTCGTCGGCGCGCCCCTCCTCAGCAGAACCCTCGATGCCGCCCGGCTGGCTGAAATCATTTTTCACGAGTTCGCCGAGGCGATTGCGGACGAGTACGACCGTGCCGACCCGTCCCTGTTCGGCGAGATCGTGCACCGGGATATCGCCAGGGCCCGCGAGGCGGTTCCGGGCCGCTACGACCGGCTCGTCGCCGAGCGGCGGCAGCACCGGCGCGCTGCCGCGGACCTTTTCGCCGATGTCGATTGCCTGCTGACGCCGGTATTTCCCGGCATGCATGCGGGCATTGACGACCCGCCGGACCTGTCAGGCGATCATCGCCGTTTCACCGTACCGGTAAGTTACCTCGGACTGCCCGGCATCGCCTTGCCGTGCGGCCTGAGCGCCGACCGCCTGCCGATCGGCATGCAGATCGTCGGCGACCGAAACGACGAAAGCCTGATCGTTCGGGTCGCCGCAGCCTTCGAATCAGCGTCGGGCCTGTTGGATGAACAACCGCCGATCCTATGGACCGGATCCGGCATCTGA
- a CDS encoding (2Fe-2S) ferredoxin domain-containing protein, with translation MKGPRAETAIVDDPTPYYPGDYRCQIFCCTFQRSPDARRSCGLNGSADLRDYLIARVRELNLAHVRVHSAGCLDLYCEVGPMMMILPEEVRYRYASRADIDKILLRHVIRKERVEELLVIPKQKPEDIS, from the coding sequence ATGAAAGGTCCAAGGGCCGAAACAGCGATAGTCGACGATCCGACGCCCTATTATCCGGGAGACTATCGCTGCCAGATTTTTTGCTGCACGTTTCAGCGCAGCCCGGACGCGCGCCGGTCGTGCGGCCTCAACGGCTCGGCCGATCTTCGCGATTACCTGATCGCCCGGGTCAGGGAGCTGAACCTCGCGCATGTGCGGGTTCATTCGGCCGGCTGTCTCGATCTTTATTGCGAGGTCGGCCCCATGATGATGATTCTGCCGGAGGAAGTGCGCTATCGCTACGCCAGCCGCGCGGACATCGACAAAATCCTGCTCAGGCACGTTATTCGGAAGGAGCGGGTCGAAGAACTACTCGTGATACCGAAACAGAAACCGGAAGACATTTCCTGA
- a CDS encoding NAD(P)H-quinone oxidoreductase yields the protein MTALPAGLPDTMTAIEITEHGGPEVLKPARRPVPAPGDGEVLIRTAAAGVNRPDLAQRAGSYPPPPGASDLPGLEVAGEIAALGDGAAGVAVGDRVCALAPGGGYAEYCALPAAHCLPVPRSYDMVRAAALPETFFTVWTNVFMRGRLQSGETLLVHGGASGIGTTAIQVAAARGATVLATAGTVDKCAACEELGAARAINYRNEDFVDIVNDMTGGRGADVILDMVAGPYVPRNQKCLALDGRLVTIALLGGAKAEVNFGLLMMKRQTFTGSTLRPQSVGAKAAIADGLRADVWPLLESGRIAPVIQDTFDLKDAAAAHAALEAGDHIGKFVLTVA from the coding sequence ATGACCGCCCTGCCCGCCGGCCTGCCCGACACGATGACTGCGATCGAGATAACCGAGCATGGCGGACCGGAGGTGCTGAAGCCCGCTCGCCGGCCTGTTCCCGCGCCGGGCGACGGCGAGGTTCTGATCAGGACCGCCGCGGCGGGCGTGAACCGGCCGGACCTGGCGCAGCGCGCCGGCAGCTATCCGCCGCCGCCCGGCGCGTCGGACCTGCCCGGCCTAGAGGTCGCCGGGGAAATCGCCGCATTGGGAGACGGGGCGGCGGGAGTCGCCGTCGGCGACCGTGTGTGCGCCCTCGCCCCCGGCGGCGGCTATGCCGAATATTGCGCCCTGCCGGCGGCGCATTGCCTGCCGGTTCCCCGAAGCTACGACATGGTGCGGGCGGCGGCGCTGCCGGAGACCTTCTTCACCGTCTGGACCAACGTCTTCATGCGCGGCCGGCTGCAATCCGGCGAAACCCTGCTGGTCCACGGCGGCGCCAGCGGCATCGGCACCACGGCGATCCAAGTCGCCGCGGCGCGCGGCGCGACGGTGCTCGCGACCGCCGGCACGGTCGACAAATGCGCCGCCTGCGAGGAGCTGGGCGCGGCGCGCGCGATCAACTACCGCAACGAGGACTTCGTCGATATCGTCAACGACATGACCGGCGGCCGGGGCGCCGACGTTATCCTGGACATGGTTGCGGGCCCCTATGTCCCGCGCAACCAGAAGTGCCTTGCCCTGGATGGGCGGCTGGTCACGATCGCCCTGCTCGGCGGCGCGAAGGCCGAGGTGAATTTCGGCCTGCTGATGATGAAACGGCAGACCTTCACCGGCTCGACGCTGCGGCCGCAATCGGTCGGGGCCAAGGCGGCGATCGCAGACGGCCTGCGCGCGGACGTCTGGCCCCTGCTCGAGTCCGGGCGGATCGCGCCGGTCATCCAGGATACGTTCGACCTGAAGGACGCCGCCGCCGCCCACGCCGCGCTGGAGGCCGGGGACCATATCGGCAAGTTCGTGCTGACGGTGGCGTGA
- a CDS encoding quinone oxidoreductase, giving the protein MKAVIVNRFGGPEVMEMADLPVPAAAPGWVVVRVSHVGINFKDIYLRTGVYKARPTGPSGISYEPRFPFTLGLEASGVVSEVGEGVDDVRPGDRVCFQEGIGAYAEFVAVPAWRCAPVPDGVSMELAAAVPLQGGTAHYQCHGFTTLGPESSCLVHAGAGGVGHILIQLAKHQGARVFTTVGSPEKAAFVRSLGADVVIEYRHQSFLDIVKEETGGAGVDIVWDSVGIATIHDSIKCARRRGICILFGSVSGQVHAVEPLALGAAGSVLLTRSHLEHFTSNAEEVRTQARELFDGILEGWLKVTIDRVLPFGDYAEAQRVLEDRENMGKVLLRVSDD; this is encoded by the coding sequence ATGAAAGCGGTTATCGTCAATCGGTTCGGCGGTCCGGAGGTTATGGAAATGGCCGACCTGCCCGTGCCCGCGGCGGCGCCGGGCTGGGTCGTCGTCAGGGTTTCGCACGTCGGCATCAATTTCAAGGACATCTATCTCAGGACCGGCGTCTACAAGGCCCGGCCGACCGGGCCTTCGGGCATCAGCTACGAGCCGAGATTCCCGTTCACCCTGGGGCTCGAAGCGTCCGGCGTGGTGAGCGAGGTCGGCGAGGGCGTCGATGACGTCAGGCCCGGCGACAGGGTCTGCTTCCAGGAGGGCATCGGCGCCTATGCCGAATTCGTTGCCGTTCCGGCCTGGCGCTGCGCACCGGTGCCGGACGGCGTTTCCATGGAGCTGGCGGCGGCGGTTCCGCTCCAGGGCGGGACGGCCCACTATCAGTGCCACGGGTTCACCACCCTGGGCCCCGAAAGTTCGTGCCTGGTTCATGCCGGGGCCGGGGGAGTCGGGCATATCCTGATCCAGCTCGCCAAGCACCAGGGCGCCCGGGTGTTCACGACCGTCGGCAGCCCCGAGAAAGCCGCCTTCGTGCGAAGCCTCGGCGCCGACGTCGTGATCGAATACCGGCATCAGTCCTTCCTCGATATCGTGAAAGAGGAAACCGGCGGAGCGGGGGTCGATATCGTCTGGGATTCGGTCGGTATCGCGACCATTCACGACAGCATCAAGTGCGCCCGCAGGCGCGGCATCTGCATTCTGTTCGGGTCGGTCTCCGGGCAGGTTCACGCCGTCGAGCCGCTGGCGCTCGGCGCTGCCGGCTCGGTCCTGCTCACGCGCAGCCACCTGGAACATTTCACCAGCAATGCCGAGGAGGTCCGCACGCAGGCGCGGGAACTCTTCGACGGCATTCTCGAAGGCTGGCTGAAGGTGACCATCGACCGGGTCCTGCCGTTCGGGGACTATGCGGAAGCGCAGCGGGTGCTCGAGGATCGTGAGAATATGGGCAAGGTTCTGCTCAGGGTGTCGGACGATTGA
- a CDS encoding amidohydrolase family protein, translating to MGKDFFVFDGDRHLIEPLEAFTKYLDKDFQDQAPYVAVDNGGGIRFVVEGRMYQKPHGWGVGRPEGNSDYRPRGVSLTRDEAVQHALDKRDEDMDITGVDIGMWIPTGGLFLPDVVDIDLQYALMRALNDWTAKDYCVGKRHLWCGAIPLEPGRAVAEVKRCKELGASAMWLRPNVMQDVRWWTEDWDPVWEAMTDNNMALLFHEATGTYNATHSADYKYDVYWMAHVASHPLEMCGALIAIIGYGVLQRHPRLNVMMCEAGVTWVPYFIGRMDEHVESRPAHELNLDMLPSDYFKRQVCICAFEDDEPLLAETMALWEGRNMGYTSDYPHWDSSGISGVERYLNEFPDISPEHRELFFSRNLIDVFNLKPDD from the coding sequence GTGGGTAAGGATTTTTTCGTTTTTGACGGCGACCGCCATCTAATCGAGCCGCTGGAAGCCTTCACCAAGTATCTGGACAAGGATTTCCAGGATCAGGCGCCGTATGTGGCGGTCGATAACGGCGGCGGTATCCGGTTTGTTGTCGAGGGGCGCATGTACCAGAAGCCGCACGGCTGGGGCGTGGGCCGTCCGGAAGGCAACTCGGACTACCGGCCGCGCGGCGTATCCCTGACGCGGGACGAAGCCGTCCAGCATGCCCTCGACAAGCGTGACGAGGACATGGACATCACCGGCGTCGATATCGGCATGTGGATTCCCACGGGCGGCCTTTTCCTGCCGGACGTGGTCGATATCGACCTGCAATACGCCCTCATGCGGGCGCTGAACGACTGGACCGCCAAGGACTATTGCGTCGGTAAGCGCCACCTGTGGTGCGGCGCCATTCCGCTCGAGCCCGGGCGCGCCGTCGCCGAGGTCAAGCGGTGCAAGGAACTGGGCGCGTCGGCCATGTGGCTCCGGCCCAATGTCATGCAGGACGTGCGCTGGTGGACCGAGGACTGGGATCCCGTATGGGAAGCCATGACGGACAACAACATGGCGCTCCTGTTCCATGAGGCGACCGGCACCTACAACGCGACCCACAGCGCCGACTACAAGTACGACGTCTACTGGATGGCGCATGTGGCGTCCCATCCGCTGGAAATGTGCGGCGCGCTCATCGCTATCATCGGCTACGGCGTCCTGCAGCGCCATCCCAGGCTGAACGTCATGATGTGCGAAGCCGGCGTCACCTGGGTTCCCTACTTCATCGGCCGCATGGACGAGCATGTGGAATCCCGTCCGGCCCATGAACTGAACCTGGACATGCTGCCGTCCGATTACTTCAAGCGCCAGGTCTGCATCTGCGCCTTCGAGGACGACGAGCCCCTGCTGGCCGAGACAATGGCTCTCTGGGAAGGCAGGAACATGGGATACACCAGCGATTATCCGCACTGGGATTCCAGCGGCATCAGCGGCGTCGAACGCTACCTCAACGAGTTTCCGGACATCAGCCCGGAACACAGGGAACTGTTCTTCTCTCGGAACCTGATCGACGTGTTCAATCTGAAACCCGACGACTGA
- a CDS encoding sulfite exporter TauE/SafE family protein, with amino-acid sequence MQDLAFNPYLAFGWSVFAGFVMAMGGGGGGILAGIGHISVLGIGDPNMIKAVNQILEFISRIFSVPIYQRQRRIVWPLALAFAIGAPLGAIAGSWFSKNYLGDMADYRPVFGGLVALVAARVLYEAWTRSPSRAARKAEAASERVRQAQIDAESGHAPAGHAPKTLSIAWNRVRIAFAGEEFDFKPLGVAAGAFGISFLGASVGVGGGFLVTPFMATILLFPMYLVAGTALVALMVPLMASVLAYIAMHVHIDWWLVGIEGSGIMIGSLLGPMLNRYINERLLKLYVAIILFAIGLYYLI; translated from the coding sequence ATGCAAGACCTCGCATTCAATCCTTATCTCGCGTTCGGATGGTCGGTGTTCGCGGGATTTGTCATGGCCATGGGCGGCGGCGGCGGCGGCATTCTCGCGGGCATCGGTCATATTTCTGTTCTCGGGATCGGCGATCCCAACATGATCAAGGCCGTCAATCAGATCCTCGAGTTCATCAGCCGCATCTTCTCGGTCCCCATCTATCAGCGCCAGAGACGCATCGTCTGGCCGCTCGCTCTTGCGTTCGCAATCGGTGCGCCTTTGGGCGCCATCGCGGGTTCGTGGTTCTCGAAGAACTATCTTGGCGACATGGCCGACTACCGGCCCGTATTCGGCGGCCTCGTGGCTCTGGTCGCGGCGCGGGTGTTGTACGAGGCCTGGACCAGGTCGCCGTCGCGCGCGGCGCGCAAGGCCGAGGCTGCCTCGGAGCGGGTGCGCCAGGCGCAGATCGATGCCGAGTCCGGCCACGCGCCGGCCGGCCACGCGCCGAAGACCCTGTCGATCGCCTGGAACCGGGTGCGCATCGCCTTCGCCGGCGAGGAGTTCGACTTCAAGCCCCTGGGCGTCGCCGCCGGCGCTTTCGGTATCTCGTTCCTCGGCGCCTCGGTCGGCGTCGGCGGCGGCTTCCTGGTAACACCGTTCATGGCGACGATCCTGCTGTTTCCGATGTACCTCGTGGCCGGTACGGCGCTGGTCGCCCTGATGGTCCCGCTGATGGCCAGCGTCCTCGCCTACATCGCCATGCATGTCCATATCGACTGGTGGCTGGTCGGGATCGAAGGCAGCGGGATCATGATCGGGTCGCTCCTGGGGCCAATGCTCAACCGCTATATCAACGAAAGGCTGCTGAAGCTTTACGTCGCGATCATTCTATTCGCCATCGGTCTGTATTATCTGATCTAG
- a CDS encoding GntR family transcriptional regulator, which yields MPNDALKNLLQMIEEENDPNVLKQPKYAQLATHLSHMIEAGIWKPGDKLPSEADMAEVLPASLGTIQKALSRLYDQGAIIRKHYRGTFVNGPQSLLGPWHLKFMDDDGKTILPVRQEVVGIERVKGEQPWAAFLGESPFYVCIKRAVDVNDEFRAVSHFFVSGDKYGDLLDMPVRELSGTYIRAILRSRFGTPTLRLSERVACQAFPRDVCESLCLPEDSVGMVFHIQSYGYRDGPISYHLVYLPPNRRLLVLGEKQA from the coding sequence ATGCCGAACGACGCGCTCAAAAATCTGTTGCAGATGATCGAGGAAGAGAACGACCCAAACGTCTTGAAGCAACCCAAATATGCCCAGCTTGCCACGCATTTGTCGCACATGATCGAAGCGGGTATCTGGAAGCCGGGCGACAAGTTACCGTCGGAAGCCGACATGGCCGAGGTTTTGCCCGCAAGTCTCGGAACCATCCAAAAAGCCCTGAGCCGCCTGTATGACCAGGGCGCCATCATTCGCAAACATTACCGCGGCACTTTCGTAAACGGCCCGCAATCGCTTCTTGGCCCCTGGCATCTGAAATTCATGGACGACGACGGCAAGACGATCCTGCCGGTCCGCCAGGAAGTCGTCGGCATAGAGAGGGTCAAGGGCGAGCAGCCCTGGGCGGCTTTCCTGGGCGAAAGCCCGTTCTATGTCTGCATCAAGCGCGCCGTCGACGTGAACGACGAATTCCGCGCCGTCAGCCATTTCTTCGTCTCCGGCGACAAGTATGGCGATCTTCTCGACATGCCGGTCAGGGAACTCAGCGGCACCTACATCCGTGCAATCCTGAGGTCGAGGTTCGGAACGCCGACTCTGCGGCTCAGCGAAAGGGTTGCGTGCCAGGCGTTTCCCCGCGACGTATGCGAAAGCCTTTGCCTCCCCGAAGACTCGGTCGGCATGGTCTTTCATATCCAGAGCTACGGCTATCGGGACGGGCCGATTTCCTACCACCTCGTTTACCTGCCGCCCAACCGGCGGCTTCTGGTATTGGGCGAAAAGCAGGCATAG
- a CDS encoding VOC family protein yields the protein MPQSIPGPPANLSFSHVGFYVHDLPKMEAFYTRVLGFVATDRGIARGAPIVFLSRDPKEHHQIILAEGRTGGPEARVVNQVALRAGSLQDLRDMADILEDESEVSQIDPINHGNAWSLYFRDPEGNRIEVFVDSPWYVEQPLIEPLDLSMSDDEIHDRTRSAYGDSPTFRPAEEWRAEFGEKLRAAGLPV from the coding sequence ATGCCCCAATCAATTCCCGGGCCCCCCGCCAATCTCAGCTTCAGCCATGTCGGCTTCTACGTTCACGACCTGCCGAAGATGGAGGCCTTCTACACCCGCGTGCTCGGCTTCGTGGCGACTGACCGCGGCATCGCGCGCGGCGCGCCCATCGTGTTCCTGAGCCGCGACCCGAAGGAGCATCACCAGATCATCCTGGCCGAAGGCCGCACCGGCGGCCCGGAGGCGCGGGTCGTCAACCAGGTCGCGCTGCGCGCCGGTTCGCTCCAGGACCTGCGCGACATGGCGGACATCCTCGAGGACGAGTCCGAGGTCAGTCAGATCGACCCGATCAACCACGGCAACGCCTGGTCGCTCTATTTCCGCGACCCGGAGGGCAACCGCATCGAGGTCTTCGTCGATTCGCCCTGGTATGTCGAACAGCCGCTGATCGAGCCGCTCGATCTGTCGATGAGCGACGACGAGATCCACGACCGGACCCGGTCGGCCTACGGCGACTCACCGACCTTCCGGCCGGCCGAGGAATGGCGCGCGGAATTCGGCGAGAAGCTGCGCGCGGCCGGCCTGCCGGTCTGA
- a CDS encoding tripartite tricarboxylate transporter permease — protein MDIIPNLIAGMGNLFQVTNFAFLLVGSFIGIVAGAMPGIAFVNAMALGLPFAYFMTPVSAMLFLTGIYVGGIFGGSISSVLLNIPGSPGSLPATWDGYPMTKQGRSAKALGIAITCSAIGGMVSALLMIFFAPPFAQFALTFDQPEFFAATFLGLVTVISIAKGNMLPALLSLFAGLIIATIGIDYFYAMPRLTFGWEVLDSRVSFVVAMIGMFAVGEVLFTLTQHLKIGHRNLDRHTQLPSLKELWKLKGTIARGSGLGCMIGVIPGAGGLVGAIIAYGVEKQVSPRGDKFGTGVEEGLAAPETAKNATTGAATIPMLTLGIPGSAATAIMMAALMLKGVNPGPILFVSGKELVYTVFAGYLVANLLIVVMGLPIARGFSLIMKVPPAILYSMIIVLAVIGAFAVRNNIADVYICLFFGVLSYFMKRFNIPTTPMVLGIILGPLAERFYLTSLASYDTALIFFTRPKSGVIMALAIAFLLWSLWPSIMQLGRTIRNRIGGPA, from the coding sequence ATGGACATCATTCCGAATTTGATTGCCGGAATGGGCAACCTCTTTCAGGTCACCAATTTTGCATTTCTTCTGGTGGGGTCGTTCATCGGTATCGTCGCGGGAGCTATGCCCGGCATTGCCTTCGTCAACGCCATGGCATTGGGTCTGCCTTTCGCCTATTTCATGACCCCCGTTTCGGCCATGCTGTTTTTGACCGGCATTTACGTCGGCGGCATATTCGGCGGTTCCATTTCGTCGGTTCTTTTGAACATACCGGGTTCGCCCGGGTCGTTGCCGGCGACGTGGGACGGCTATCCGATGACCAAGCAGGGGCGCTCGGCGAAAGCCCTTGGCATCGCCATCACCTGTTCGGCCATCGGCGGCATGGTCAGCGCGCTGCTGATGATTTTCTTCGCGCCGCCGTTCGCCCAGTTCGCCCTGACATTCGATCAGCCGGAGTTTTTTGCCGCGACCTTCCTCGGGCTCGTCACGGTGATATCCATCGCCAAGGGCAATATGCTTCCGGCGCTGCTGTCGCTTTTCGCCGGTCTCATCATTGCGACGATCGGAATCGATTACTTTTACGCCATGCCGCGTCTGACCTTCGGCTGGGAGGTCCTGGACAGCAGGGTCAGCTTCGTCGTGGCGATGATCGGAATGTTTGCGGTCGGTGAGGTTCTGTTTACGCTCACCCAGCACCTGAAAATCGGTCATCGCAACCTGGACAGGCACACCCAGCTCCCGTCTCTCAAAGAATTGTGGAAGCTGAAGGGCACGATCGCACGGGGCTCCGGTCTGGGGTGCATGATCGGCGTCATTCCCGGCGCCGGCGGCCTGGTCGGGGCGATCATTGCCTATGGCGTGGAGAAGCAGGTTTCGCCGCGAGGGGATAAATTCGGCACTGGCGTGGAGGAAGGGCTGGCGGCGCCGGAAACGGCGAAGAACGCGACCACGGGCGCGGCGACCATTCCCATGCTGACCCTGGGGATCCCGGGAAGCGCGGCAACCGCGATCATGATGGCGGCCCTCATGCTGAAGGGCGTGAACCCCGGCCCGATCCTGTTCGTGAGCGGCAAGGAACTGGTCTACACGGTCTTTGCCGGTTACCTGGTCGCCAATCTCCTGATCGTGGTCATGGGGCTGCCGATTGCGCGCGGCTTCTCGCTCATCATGAAGGTGCCGCCGGCAATTCTTTATTCGATGATCATCGTTCTGGCGGTGATCGGCGCGTTTGCCGTGCGCAACAACATCGCGGACGTCTATATCTGCCTGTTCTTCGGGGTCCTGAGCTACTTCATGAAGCGGTTCAACATTCCCACGACGCCTATGGTCCTGGGCATAATTCTGGGGCCGTTGGCGGAACGGTTTTACCTGACCTCCCTGGCCAGCTACGACACCGCACTGATCTTTTTCACCCGCCCGAAGAGCGGCGTGATCATGGCGCTCGCGATCGCATTCCTGCTGTGGTCCCTGTGGCCGTCCATCATGCAACTCGGCCGGACGATCAGAAATCGTATCGGCGGCCCGGCCTGA
- a CDS encoding MmgE/PrpD family protein has translation MLDEEIVGPVTARVAEWAAGLAYGDIPSNVVEFTKRSILDGIGCAVRGLEFETGALILDYARSLSAGTPDAGVWGTGIDLPVRTAGLVNGTAAHAPNIGDSFNAHPVHTNYLMPQAAIAVAEKEGLSGRDVIAACVAGTEVCLRAAVATDVSGRGGYFDSDGRGWQATGALGAIGTSVATARLLGLDPGRMVQALVLGGTQLAGVYRPSGGHMGKSLFAGKAVAGGIENGYVARTGFVAGYRLYEDGLCFGSGIVSPNYNLAEAAAGLGAVWRSREVDFCIHPAKKTFNANIDSLLEILRKERLKAGDIARIDLLSAYVSAHGHEEFREPKNSTEAFNNLRYIAAATAMDGDYWFDQLSEEKFTDPDILRFASEKVRIVRSPELERLTGRSWPGGAEVTTTDGQSHHVRFTAHKGEITNPLTGPELEAKFRRMTERFDTRWADRVVDVVDKLETLDDMRDLKAALRPDSVRG, from the coding sequence ATGTTGGACGAAGAAATCGTCGGTCCGGTTACCGCCCGGGTTGCCGAGTGGGCGGCCGGTCTCGCCTATGGCGACATACCGTCGAATGTCGTCGAATTCACCAAGCGGTCGATTCTGGACGGCATCGGATGCGCGGTGCGCGGCCTCGAGTTCGAAACCGGCGCCCTGATCCTCGACTATGCCCGCAGTCTCAGTGCCGGAACGCCGGACGCCGGCGTCTGGGGAACCGGCATCGATCTCCCGGTTCGTACAGCGGGGCTCGTCAACGGAACGGCGGCGCACGCGCCGAACATCGGCGACTCTTTCAACGCGCATCCTGTTCACACCAACTACCTGATGCCGCAGGCGGCGATCGCCGTGGCCGAAAAAGAAGGGCTTTCCGGGCGCGATGTGATTGCGGCCTGCGTCGCCGGCACGGAAGTCTGCCTTCGGGCGGCGGTGGCGACCGACGTCAGCGGGCGCGGCGGATATTTCGATTCGGACGGCAGGGGCTGGCAAGCGACGGGTGCGCTCGGCGCCATCGGCACCTCGGTGGCTACGGCGCGTCTGCTCGGTCTGGATCCGGGCAGAATGGTTCAGGCCCTGGTGCTCGGCGGCACGCAGCTGGCGGGGGTCTACCGTCCGTCGGGCGGCCATATGGGAAAATCGCTGTTCGCCGGCAAGGCCGTCGCCGGCGGTATCGAAAACGGCTATGTCGCCCGGACCGGGTTCGTTGCGGGATACCGGCTTTATGAAGACGGACTTTGTTTCGGATCGGGGATCGTTTCTCCAAACTATAATCTGGCAGAAGCGGCTGCCGGTCTCGGCGCGGTGTGGCGCTCGCGGGAAGTGGATTTTTGTATCCATCCCGCAAAGAAAACCTTCAATGCCAATATCGATTCGCTGCTTGAGATTCTGCGCAAGGAACGATTGAAAGCCGGCGATATCGCCCGCATAGATTTGTTGTCTGCCTATGTATCGGCTCACGGCCATGAAGAATTCCGCGAACCGAAAAATTCGACGGAAGCCTTCAATAACCTCCGCTATATCGCTGCAGCAACGGCCATGGACGGCGACTATTGGTTCGATCAATTGTCAGAGGAGAAATTTACAGATCCCGATATCCTTCGTTTCGCATCGGAGAAAGTGAGGATCGTCCGCAGCCCGGAACTGGAGCGGCTGACCGGCCGGTCATGGCCCGGCGGCGCCGAGGTCACGACGACGGACGGTCAAAGCCACCATGTCCGTTTCACGGCGCACAAGGGCGAAATTACCAATCCTTTGACCGGGCCGGAGCTGGAAGCGAAGTTCCGCCGGATGACCGAACGCTTCGATACCCGCTGGGCCGACCGGGTCGTCGATGTCGTCGACAAGCTGGAGACACTCGACGATATGCGGGACCTGAAAGCGGCGCTCCGGCCGGATTCGGTGCGCGGTTAA